The Proteiniphilum propionicum genome contains the following window.
TCAAAAGCCCGAACGATCCGGTACGTAAAATTCCTCTCAGATTGTACTGTTTTCCTTTTTTAAAGCGCGGGTAGCGTGTACGGAGATAGATGCTTCCTGATGAGCCGAAATCTTTGGCGGATTGAAAAATCTCACTTTTCTGTCCATTATAAAGTGTGATCGATTCAATATTATCAAGTGAGAATTTTCCGAGATCTATCTGTCCGTTTTGTGCATTCCCGAGCTGAATGCCATCGTAAAATACGCCCATATGGTTTGTACCCATACTACGTATATCTACTGTCTTTAATCCACCGATGCCGCCATAGTCTTTTATCTGTACACCCGAAAAATAGCGGATGGCATCGGCAACAGACAGGCTGCTTAATCCTTTCAGTTCCTCTCCCGAAAGCTTTTGTGCAGGAATGATTTCGCGAGAGGACTTAGCGGTCACAATAATTTCAGGCAGTTGTTGCAGGCTGTCAGTATTATACTGAGCATAGATAGGGCTATGAATCACCAATAAGGCAGCAAGAAAACAAAAAAGCGCTATTTTTATAAATGAGTACATTTACCGAATTTTATCCGGCGAAATAAATGCATCAACGAAAGCACGTTTAACAAAAAAACCAGAAGAAAAGTATGATCTGAAAGTCGTGTCGTTTGCAAGCCTTTTTCCCCGAAAGCCGTTTAACTTTTTTGAAACGCCGGCAGGTCTTCTGACTTACTCCTGTGTCTGAACGCCTTCCCATTCCGGTCTTTCGGAACAGTGGTCATAGAGATGTTTGTTCAGCACATATATGGAGTTCACAGCAGCGGGCCTGTTCAGGATTTGCACCTGATTCCCTTTTAATCACTCATTCGGTGATAATCACAAATAAGTGAAACCGTTGTTTCGCGACAAAGATATAGAAAAATTTCCAATATTTCTTTTTTTATGTAAGAAAACAAATAAACACGTCAACAACCTGAAATGTCTTTGAAATTAAAAACAAAAAGTAGAAAATATAAATAATTTATAAATAACAGGTTTGTGTTTATGTTTGCACAGAGTAGGGCTATGACTGCATGCGGAAGGTAATATCGATAATATCCTCTTTACTGATTCGATACAACCTCTGATTGGTCGTTTTTTTGCTTAACCCTCCCAGCGCTTCCAGATAGGGGCCTGTTTTCACATAATCAAAACGACCGGCAGCCATAGGATGCAGGTTGCTGTTTCCTGAATACCAGGCCGTTTTGAGCCATTCTCCCCAATTCATCCGGATATAGTATGCCAGCCGGCATACTTCTTCGGCATGAGCATCGCCCCCCATAAAACAGATGCAGGTGATTGAATGCTCATAGAGCTGCAGCAGCCGCGAAATGGCCTCTTCGTTCAGTTCTTCACCTATGTCTTGCTGCAGGTGGGGACTGTGACACCCCTTGCAGCGGTGTGGACAACCCGACAGGTTGACGGCTAACGTCACCTCATCGGGAATTTCCTGAAAAACGATATCATAGTCTGTGTATTTAAGCATAAAAATTATCTTATGGTTGAAATATTAGCTTTTCTGTAATACCTTTATGGCATCTCATTCTCAAACATAGCTTTGGTATGCTTGAGACTAATGTACAGCCTTAATAAATAATAGGTTCCTCTTTA
Protein-coding sequences here:
- the nrdG gene encoding anaerobic ribonucleoside-triphosphate reductase activating protein; the encoded protein is MLKYTDYDIVFQEIPDEVTLAVNLSGCPHRCKGCHSPHLQQDIGEELNEEAISRLLQLYEHSITCICFMGGDAHAEEVCRLAYYIRMNWGEWLKTAWYSGNSNLHPMAAGRFDYVKTGPYLEALGGLSKKTTNQRLYRISKEDIIDITFRMQS